In Thermithiobacillus tepidarius DSM 3134, the genomic window CCAGCCGGGCCTCCAGCGCCAGCACGGTGCCCGCCTGCCGGGCGCTCACCGTGACGTTGTCCTGCAGCTTGCCGCTGCGCTCCACCTGGGTGATGGCGGCGGCGCTCAGACCGGCCAGGCGCAGGGCGGCGCGGGCTTGCTGCAGTGCGGCTTCGGCCTCGCTCAGGTTGGCCTCGGCCTCCTGCACCCGCCGCAGCGGGGTGATGCCTTCCCGGTTCAGGTTGCGCTCGCGGCTGGCGGTTTGCCGCGCCAGGCGGGCGCGGCTGGCGGCTTGCTGCAACTGCAGCTGCAAGGGGCCGAGCTCGGGACTGGACAGCTGCAGCAAGGGCTGGCCGGCGCGCACCGGCTGATTGGGCTGCACCAGCACGCGGGTCACGAGTCCTCCCACCGGAGCGCTCACTACCTGCTCCTGGCTCGGCGGCAGGACCACCTGTGCCGGGAAAGTGGTGCGGATGGCGCCGCCGGAAGCCTGCAGGGTGGCGACCCGGATGCCCAGCGCCTGCATCTGCCGGGCACTGACCGGGAATTCAGCCGCAGGCGCTGCCTGGGCCGGGATCGAAATCATCAAGGCACAGAGGCCAACCCAGAAGGCGGCACGGCCGGGGCGGAATGCAAGCATGGATATTCTCCGCGCAAGTTGGAAGAAGCGATGCCGGACGGACCGGGATCGTGATGCACGCCAGGCCTACAAGGCCTAGCTTAGACCAACAGGGCGGCGGGTGGGGCGCGGGTGGAGGGTGGGGAGCCTGGATCGGGGTGGCCGGCGGGTACTGCGTCCTCGCCCGCGAGGACACGCGGGGCTGGCGTCACGATCCGCAGGGCGATCAGCAGGAAGAACAGATCGGGGGCCGGCACCGGCAGGAGCTGCGGATCTTCCTTGATGGCGCTGCCGAGGCCGATGGTCTGCACCTCATGCTGGTCCGGGCTCCATTGGTGCAGCTGGGTGTTTTCCGCTGCCGGAGCGGCTAGGGCCAGAGACCATCCTTCCGCCGCGGCGTTTTCCGTCCAGTGCAGATGCACGCCCTTGCTGCCGTAGGACGCCAGCGGGTGGGCATGCAAGAGGGGCGCGGCCAGCTGCAGAGCCAGCAGGAGCAGCACCAGCAGCGTGGAGGGGATGGACAGTCGCATGGGCTTACAATAAGAAATGGCAAATGAAAACACAAGCATGCCGCTGATGCGCTGCAAGTCCAGGGAAATGCGCTCGCAATGCGGTCTTGGAAATGCGGCTTCTTGCTGCAACGTCTGGGGGTGGAGAGGGCGGGGGAGTGACTCGGGCACGGTGGTACATGGGTGGAGGCCGGTGGAGCCTCAGGACCGCCCCAGCTTGAACTGATTGACCAAATCCTGCAGTGTCCGGGCGGTGGCGGCCAGATCGCCGACGGCCTGGCTGGTGCGCTGGATGTCGCGGGTGGTGGCGTCGGTGATGCTGGCGACCTGCTCGATGTTGCGGGCGATTTCGGTGCCGACCGCGGACTGCTCCTCGGCGGCGGTGGCGATCTGGTGCATCATCTCCGTCACCGCGCGCACGGCCCGATCGATCTCCTGCAGGGCGCGGCCCGCTTCCTGGCCGTAGCCGACGCCTTGGGTGACCTCGCTGCGGGCCTGGGTCATGGCGGTCACCGCATGCGCCGTGCTGGCTTGCACCGTCTGCACGATGCTGGCGATATCGGTGGTGCTGGCGGCGGTGCGCTCGGACAGCTTGCGCACCTCGTCGGCCACCACGGCGAAGCCGCGGCCCTGCTCGCCGGCCCGTGCCGCCTCGATGGCGGCATTGAGCGCCAGCAGGTTGGTCTGCTCGGCGATGTCCTTGATGACATTGGTCACCTCGCCGATGCGCTGGATGGCGGTGTCGAGCTCGCCGATGGTCTTGGCGGAGGAACTCACGGTGCTGTCGATGCGGTTCAGGGCCGCGATGGTCTGCTGGCCGGTGGCATTGCCGCCTTTGACCAATTCCGCCGCCTGATTCGCCGCGTTGGCGGCGCTGCTGGCGTTCTGCGCCACTTCCTTGACCGTGGTGCTCATCTCCTCCATGGCGGTGCTGATCTGGAAGATGCCGTCGGCCTGCGCCTTGGCGTCGCGGCTCACGCTGGCGGCCATGTCGTTCAGCTGCCCACTGGCGCCGGCGGTCTGCACCGAAGCATCGCGCACCTGGGCGACGATGCCGTGGATCTTGCGGATGAAGTCGTTGATGGAGCGCGCCAGGCTGCTGATCTCATCGTGGCCGTCCTCGGGCACGCGGCGGGTGAGATCGCCGTCGCCCTGGCGCAGCTCGTCGATGGCGCCCAAGACCACCTGCAGCCGCCGGGTGATGTTGCGCACCACCCACAGCACCAGCAGGCCGCCCAGCAGCATGGCGGCGACAGCCAGCGCGATGCTGAGGGTCATGATGGTCTGCGCCTGATCGAGCACCTCGTTCTTGGTTGCTTCCACGGCGTCGCGCTTGGCCTTGATGATGTCCAGCAGGTTCTGGCGCACTACGCGCCACAGGGGAGTCTCGATTTTATTGAGGGTGCGGACCGCCTCCTGCGTGTCCGTCGCCGCCAGCTGGATGATGCGCATCTTGACTTCCATGTCCCGCTGCCAGGTCGCGCCGGTTTCCTGCAGCAGTTTGTGCGTTTCCGGATCGTTCAAGCTCAGCCTGAGCGCCTCTTGATGCGCGGCGCTGAAGCCCTTGGCGGAATCGTTGAAGTTGTCGTAGGCCTTCTTGTTCAGCGGGTCGAAGATGATGTTGCGCAAGGCTTGGCCGCTTTGCAGGCCTTGGGCGTACATGCTTTCCAGCGCCTGCAGCAGGGCTTGGTCCTGGTTGATGAAGCTCACGAAGTGGGCACTGCTGTTGCGCATGCCGCTCAGGGCCACGAGGATGGCCACCAGGAAGAGCGCAAAGGCCGCGCCCGTGGAGAAGATCAATTTGCCTTTGATGGTTTTAGCGTTGGTCAACATGGTTCCTTCCTTGGATTCGCTAAATTTCTTGATAATCATTCCGTTTTGGATGGCTGTGCGGGTACGAATGGCGTAGCCCGTTGCGCCGCTATTTGCCCACCCTGGCGGCGTGGTTCAGAATGGGCCGCAGAACCTCTCCCAGCTCCTTGGGATTGAACTTGGGCACGTAGGCGTCCACGCCGACCGCCTTGCCGACATTGACGTTGGCCTCGCTGGACAGGGATGAGTGCATGACCACCGGAATGCCCCGGAAGCGCGGGTCGTTCTTGATGTGCTTGGTCAGCACGTAGCCGTCCATCTCCGGCATCTCCACGTCGGTGAGCACGGCCTGGATCATCTCGTACATGGGCGTGCGGGTCGTCTCGGCGCGCGCTGCCAGCTGCTGCAGCTTGTCCCAGGCCTCCTGGCCGTTGTGGGCGCTGATGTAGTGGACGCCCAGGTGGGTCAGGGTGGTTTCGATTTGCTTGCGCGCCACCGGCGAATCATCGGCGAAGAGCACGGTGCCGCCGTTTTCGATGGGCCGCAACTCGTCGAAGAGGCGCGGGTCCATGCCGATCTGGATGGTGTCCGCCAGCACCTTTTCCACGTCCATGATCATGACGATGCGCCCGTCCTTCAGCTCGGTGACGGCGGTGACCAGCCCACCCATCCGTGCCGTGATCATGGGCGGCGGCACTTTGATCTGTCCCCACTCCAGGCGCAGGATGTTTTCCACGTTGTGCACCAGAAAGCCCTGGGTATGCTTGTTGTACTCTGTCACGATCATGATGCGGGGCTGGCTCTCCGGCCGTACCCCGCAGAACTTGGCCAGGTCCACCACGGGCACCAGTTGGCCGCGCAGGCTGACCATGCCTTCCACCGCCGGCGGCATCTCCGGCGCCTGGGTGATTTCGGGGATGCGCATGACCTCGCGCACCTTGAAGACATTGATCCCGAAGGTTTCCTCTCGGCCGGAATTCAAATCCCGGCCCAAGTTGAAGAGCAGGATTTCCAGCCGGTTGGCACCGGCCAGCCGGGTACGCTCATCGACTGACTGCATCAAACTCGCCATGGTTGCTGGCTCCACTGGATGTTGCGCGTGAAAAGTGAGGAGTGAAACGTGATGCGTGCTGCGCCGCCCGACGCCATGTCACGGATCACGCGGTTGCAGGCTGCCGCGCAGCATGCCCAATAGTTTTTGCACCTGGGCGGAGTGGTCCAGCAGACTATCGAGCCGGCGCTTGGCTTCCTCCAGGCGTCCGTTCTGCACGTGCTTCAGGATCTCGCTGCCCAATTCGTGCACTTTCCGGTGCTGGGGCTCGAGATCCACAAAGGCCTTGAGCTGCCCGTAGCGGATCTTGCCCGGTCCGTAGTACCACTTGCCCAGGCGGCAGCCGTGCTGGTCCTTGAGCGCCGGCATCTCCTCGGCGGGGCCGGCGGCGACCCTGCCGACCACCTCCTTGACCCACAGCAGGTGGTCTGCCTGGGTGACCAGCAGGAACAGGTCATCGAAAGGCCACTCGGCGAAATGCCCCATTTCCTGCGCGGCCAGGCTGCTGATGCTGTCGATGACGCCCTGCAGGTCGTGCAGCGACTCCTCGTGCTGCTGCACGATGCGGGACAGCTCGGCCAGGCTGTGCGCCATGTCCGTGGCCACGCTGCTCTGCTCCTCGGCGGCGGTGGCGATCTGGTGGACCCGGTCGTTGACGTGGGTGACCGCCTGATTGGCCTCGGACAGCACGATGGCCACGTTTTCCAGGGATTCCTGGCTGGAGCCCAGATGCTCCAGGCCTTCGTGAATGGTGCTCTCCACCGTGCGGGACTGCTGGCCGATGGTCATCGTGACCAGGTCGATTTCCTGGGCGGCCTGGGCCGATTTTTCCGCCAGCTTGCGCACCTCGTCGGCGACCACGGCGAAGCCGCGGCCCTGCTCGCCGGCGCGCGCCGCCTCGATGGCGGCATTGAGCGCCAGCAGATTGGTCTGGTCGGCAATGTCCTTCATCTTGGTGGTCAGCTCGGTGATGGTCTGGGTGCTACGCACGAAGTCGCCGACCGCCTGCGCCATCACGCGCACCGCCGATTCCACCAGGTCCATCTCCCCGACCAGCTTGGACAGGGCCTCGTTGCCATGGCGCGTCTGCTCCAGGCTGTTGGCGGACTCGCTGGCGGCCAGGGCGGCGTTGCGGGCAATCTCGTTGGCGGTGGCGGACATTTCCTCCACCGCCGTGGCCACGCCCGAGATCTTGCTGAAGTCCTCGGCAAAGCCGGCGGCAAAATCCGCCACCGAGCGGCTTGCCTGGGTGGTGGCCGCGATGATCTGCACGCCTTCCTCGGCCACGCCGACCAGGCGCTGATGCCAGCCTTCCAATTGCTCCAGCGGGTGGCGCACGGCCGACCAGGCTTCCGGGTGCGCCTTCTGCAACTGCCGCATCTGCTCGAAGTCGGCCTGCAGATAGGCGCTGAGCAGGCCGATCAGGTGCTGCGTGCCCGCCATCCTTTGCAAGGGGCTTAACTTGGCCATGGTCACTCTCCCGAACGTTGGCGTGCTGCTGTGAGCTGTCGGTGAATGGTGTCACCCGGTATGCATCCGCTGCGGCGCATCGGCGCCTGGATGCTAGCTGCGGAATTTGGCCACCAGGTCCTTGACGGTGCTGGCCATGGTCTGCAGCTCGTCGGTCTTGCTGCGCGTTTCCTGAATCGCGTTGTTGATGTTCTGCGTGCCCTGGGCGATTTTCTCGATGCTGTTGGAGATCTCCGAGGCCACGCTGCTCTGCTCCTCGGCGGCCGTGGCGACCGCGGCGATCTGATCGGTGACCTGGGCGGTGGCATTGTTGATCCGATCCAGGGCCTGGCCGGCGTCACGGGCGTAGCGCGTGCCTTCCTCCACCTGCTGACGACCGGTCTCCATGGCCTGCACGGCGGCCTGGGTCTCGTTCTGGATGGCCTGGATCATGCCGCCGATCTCGCCGGTGGCGTTGGCGGTGCGCTCGGCCAGCTTGCGCACCTCGTCGGCGACCACGGCGAAGCCGCGGCCCTGCTCGCCGGCGCGCGCCGCCTCGATGGCGGCATTGAGCGCCAGCAGATTGGTCTGCTCGGCGATCTCATTGATGGTGGCGATGATGCTGCCGATGCGCTGGGAGGATTCGCCCAGCTTGCTCACCGTGCCGGCTGCGTTGTGCATGGCGGCGGCCACCTGGTCCATGCCGGTGAGGGTGCCGCGGATGACCTGGGCGCCGCTCTGGGCCTCCTGGCTGGTGCGGCGGGCGGCCTCGGCGATCTCCTCGGCGCGGCGGGCCACCTCCATGGCCGTGGCGGACATTTCTTCCATGGCGGTGCTGACGTGCACGGTCTGGCCGCTTTGCTCCTCCATGTCGCGGGCCAGGGTTTCCGTTGCGCCTTTCTGTTGCCGGGCAGCGGTGAGCAGCCTGTCCGCGTTGTTCTGCATCTCGCGGGTGAGAACACGCAGCTGTTCCGCCATCTGGTTGGCGGCCTTGGCGATATCGCCCAGTTCGCCGGCGGTCTCCACGGGCACCTCCACCCGCAGGTCGCCGCGCGCCACTTTCTGCAGGGCGTCGCGGACGCGGCTGAGATTGCGGATCAGACCCTTGATGAGCAGCATGCCCAGGAGCACGACCACGCCCACGGAGATGCCGCCGCTGACCAGGAGGAAGAGCCGGGTCTGCTCGGCCATCCGGGTGGCGGCGGTGGATTCTTCCAACGCGCGCTGCGTCTCGTGCCGCAGGAAGTTTTCGGCTGCCTGGATGTGCCGGTTGTAGGCGGGAACGGTACGGCTTTCCAGGAGCGTGCGTGCCTCGTCGAAGCGGCCGGCGCGGGCCAGGGCGCGGGTCTGGTCGACGACGGCACGGCTGTTGTCGCGGGCCTGGATCAGAGCCTTGAACTGGGCGGTTTGCTCCGGCGTGTGGGCCAGGGCTTTCAGCTCCTTGAGCGCCTTGGCGTAGTTGGGCCGGTTGCCGTTGATGCGCGCTTCCATGCGTTGGGTAACGACCGGGTCGCGGCTGTAGACCATGGCTTCCAGTGCCGAAAGGGTGGAGTTGGCCCGGCGCTCGATCTCCGCCAAGTGGATCGTGGCGAGCTGTCGCTCCTGAGCCTGGACGATGTTCTCTTGCAGCTTTGCCGAGGTGAAGATGGCGATTGCCGCGCCCGCGGTCATCGCGCACGCGGCAAACAGAACGCCGATGCTCAAACGTGTTTTGAACGCCATGCGGTTAAAGCTGAACATGAGCTTTCCTGTCCTTGTGTTCGATTGATGATGAAAGGCCGCTCCTCTATCAGCACAAAACGTGCCAAGTGACTGTTCGCTGCGCCAATGGCGGCCCGGGTGTAAAGTGATAACGGCACACGTGCCCAAAACTTTAGCCGCGCCGCCGGGCCGGCCGCAGCCGCCGATCGCGCTTTTGACGCCGGGGTTTCGCCGGTCAGCATCGTCAAGAAAATGGCGCGGGGCGCGGGTGCCTGTGCCAGACTTGGGTAGCCGGTGCATTCCAGGTATGCTTTCGAACAGCCGACAGCGCTGCGCCGGCAGCCCCTGCAAAAACCTTTCCAGGCCTCGCTGGTCCAAAGGTGAGTAGCTTGCTGGACTTTTTGTCTGCTTCTATCTATTTGGCCCGGAGAGGGTCCTGATCTCAAAAGGACTGCTTGTGCACATCGAAGATGGTCTCCTGACTCCCTTCTGGCTCGCCCTGGGCTGGGTGCTGGTACTGCCGGTGCTCCTGCTGGCCGCCCGAAACGTGCGTTGGCAGTTCCTCAGGGAGCGCGGTACCGTATTCGGCCTGGCGGCGCTCTTCGTGTTGGCGCTATGGTCGGTGCGCGCGGGCATTTACCCCGGCCTCAACGTGCATCTGCTTGGCGGCATGCTGCTGACGCTGATGTTCGGGCCATGGCCGGCCATGCTCGTCCTCGCGGGCCTGGTGGCGCTCCTGGCCGGCTTCGGCGTCGGCGGGTGGTGGAGCCTCGGGGTGAACCTGCTGGCCCTGGCGGTCGTGCCGGTGCTGGCGGCCTACGGCATCCTGCGGGTCGTGGAAAAGCATCTGCCCAGCCATTTTTTCATTTATATTTTCGTGGTGGCCTTCATCGGCAGCGCCCTCACCATCGCGGCCTTGAGTGCCGTCGTTACTTTCTTTCTGCTCATCTCGAATGCCTACACTTTGCATTTCCTGATCGACAACTGGCTGATTTCCATGATTCTGGATGCCTGGGGCGAGGCCCTCACCACCGGCATGCTGATCACCCTGATGGTGGTGTACCGTCCCTACCTGGTCAGCACCTTCGACGACAATCGTTATTTGAAAGGGAAGTAGTTGCTTTTTTAATCACGAGGCTGTGCATGCGTCTTGCCCCATCTCCCGCAGTTCTGATTTTCCTGCTGTTCCTGACCGCTCTGCCCACCGCCCAGGGGGCGGACCGGGGGGCCGAGCGGGTGCGCTCCGCCCTGCAGGCCCGCTTCCCCGACGCACAGATCGACATGCCGCATCCTTCCTCGATTCCGGGTTACTATGAAGTGACGGTCGGCAGCCAAGTGCTCTATGCCAGCCACAATGGCCGCTATCTCATCGTCGGCGACCTGATCGATCTGCAGCAGGACGCCAACCTGTCCGAGCTCAAACGCATGGCGCTGCGCCGCGACATTCTCGACAGCATCGACCCGTCGCAGATGGTGGTGATGGGGCCCGCGGGGGCGGGCCGCCACCTGACCGTCTTCACCAACGTGGACTGCCAGTTCTGCCGCAACATGCACAAGGAGCTGAAGACACTCGCGGCCGGCGGCGGGGTGCAGGTGCGCTACGTGCTCCTGCCCGAAGGCCGCGCCGACTCGGGCACCTATGCCAAGACGCTGTCCGTGCTGTGCGCGCCGAACCGGCTGCTGGCCCTGGACAAGGCCATGGCCGGCGGGCAGTTGCCCCGGCGCCAGTGCGCCGTGCCCGTCAGCCTCTTCCTGAATACCGCCCGCAAGCTGAACGTGCGCGGCCTGCCGACCACCGTGCTGGACAATGGCATGATGCTCTCCGGCTTTGCCTCGGCGCCCCAGTTGGAGCGCATCCTGCAGGTTTCGCCGGCCGTGGACGAATAAGCCGCGCTCGGCTGCCGACCCGCGGGCATGATCTCCCACACGCACACCCTGATCCTGACGGGCACGGCCCGCTTGGCCCGGCATTTGCGCGCCCGGGGCCGGCAGGCCGCGCCCGAGGGCGGCAAGGCCGCCGTGCTGCCGCTGGAGGAGTGGCTGCGGCAGAGCTGGCTGCCGTTGGCGGAGGGGGAGTCCCTCCTGACACCGGTCCAGGGGCTTTTCCTGTGGGAAGACATCATTGCCGCGGATGCGCAGCTGGCGGGCACGGATCTGCTGGACCGCGCCAGCCTCGCCTACCTGGCCGAAGAGGCTTTTCAGCTTCAGTGCGCCTTTGGAGCGCCCCCCGCCGCCTTGCTCGGGACGCCCGAATGCCAAGCATTTCAGCGCTGGGCCGCCCGCTTTCAAGTCCGCTTGCGCGACGGCGGCTGGCGCCACCCCGCCCAGATTCCCGGACGCCTGCGGCTCGCCGTGGCGGCGCGACGCCTGCCGCTGCCCGGGCGCATCCTCCTGGCCGGGTTGGATGAGCTGTCGCCGGCGCTGGAAATGCTGCTGCAGTCGCTCGCCGATGCGGGCGTGTCGGTCGGCACTTGGCGGGAGGAGGCCGCGCCGGCCGTGCCCACGCTGCTGGCTTTTGCCGATCGCGAGCAGGAGGTGCGCGGTGTGGCGGCGCGCATTCGCGAGGGCTTCGCTGCTGGACAGCGGGTCGGCGTGGTCGTGCCCGACCCGGCGGCGTATCGCCCTCTCATCGAGCACATCTTCCTGGAGACCTTCGATCCCGAGGCGCTGTTCCTGACCGCGGAAAACGGCGGGCAGCCGCGTCCCGTGCCCTTCGACATCACCCAGGGACGCCCCCTGGAGCGGGCGCCGCTCATGCTGCAGGCCTTCCGCATTCTCGAGCTGTCCCTGCGGGGGCTGGAAGCGCGGATGGCGGCGGAACTGCTGCTGGCGCCTTTCCCCCGTGGTGACGGCGAGCGTTGCGGACGGGCGCAAGCGGAAGCGCGGCTGCGCGGCGGCGCGGCGCGCCTGGATCTCTTCGCGTTGGCCCAGCACTGCCTGCTGATGGCGCCCGGCTTCGCCCAGCGCCTGCTGCAGCTGCACCACATATTGCGGCAGGCGCCGGCGCGGGCGAGCTGCCAAGCCTGGTCCATCCATTTCTCCGCCTGCCTGGAGGCGATGGGCTGGCCCGGCGACGGCCTGGACCGCGGCGAGGAACTGGCTTTGGCGCGCTGGCAAGAAGCGCTGGCGCATTTCGAGGGCTTGGCCCCGCTGGCGGGCTCCCTGTCCCGGCGCCAGGCGCTGAGCTGGCTGCGGCGGGTCTGCCGGCACATCGTCCACCAGGTCCCCGCCGATTCGGACGACGTGCAGGTCATGGGCTTGCTGGAAGCGGCGGGCCTGCGCTTCGACCGGCTTTTCGTGCTGGGCATGACGGATCAGGCGATGCCGGCGGCGGTGCGGCCCCATCCGCTGCTGCCGGCGTCTTGGCAGCGTCAGCGGGGCCTGCCCCACGCCAGCCCCGAGCAGGAGTTGCACTTCGTGGGTGCGCTGTGGCAGCGCCTCCTGCGGGCGGCTCCGCAAGTGGTGTGCAGCTATCCCCGTATGGACGGCGATGTGGAGCTGGGCCCCAGTCCCTTGCTCGCCGGCCGGGAGATCACCCGCGTGGAGGCGCCGCAGCGGTCCTTCTGGCAGGGCTGGAGCCCCGCCGGCGCCCTGGCCGCGTCGCCGGACGACGCGGTGCTGCCCGCCCGCCGGCGCGAGGGTGGGCCGGCCCTGCTGCAGGCCCAGGCGAACTGTGCGTTCCAGGCGCTGATCCGCCACCGGCTGGCGGCTTTCCCGCTGGAGGACTTCCAGACGCCGCCCACTGCCCGCGATCTGGGCACGCTCGTCCACCGCGCCCTGCAGCACTTCTGGAAGGCGACCAAGAGCCAGCAGACCCTGCTGGCCATGATGGCCGGCGGCACCCTGGACGATGCGCTGGTCCAGTGCATCCGCAAGGCGCTGGACGAGGCCGGATTCGACATCGACGCGGTGCACCGGCGAGCCTTGGCCGACAGCCTGCAGCAGCTCCTGGCGCGCTGGATGGCGCTGGAGAGCGAGCGGCCGGCCTTCGTGGTGGAGGCGCTGGAGCAGACGGTGGAACTGCAGGTGGGAAGACTGCGCCTGCGCATGCGGCTGGATCGGGTGGACCGCCAAATATCCGACGCCGCCCGCATCGTAGTGGACTACAAGACCGGCGCGCAGGCCAGCAGCAAGGATTGGCTCGGGCCAATGGGAGACCCGCAGATGCCGCTCTACATCTGGGCCGTGGATGCGGCGGCGGGAGTGTACGGCAAGCTGAACCGGGAGCGGACCCTGGCCTGGGACGGCTGGGGACAGGATGCCTTCTGGCCCGGATTGGCCAGCCTGGCGGACTGGGAGGCACAGCGCACCCAGTGGCGCCGGGAGCTGGAGGCGCTGGCGGCCGCCTTCGTGGACGGGCCGGTGCGGATGCTGCCGCGGCATGGCGCCAAGACCTGCGTCCGCTGCGGCAGCCAGGTTTTCTGCCGGGTCCAGGAGCGCGGCCTGGCCGAGCCGGCGATGGACGAGGACTAGTGCATGATCGCGGATCAGACGACGCGCAGCGAAGTGCTGGACTGCAGCCGTTCCTTCCTGGTGCAGGCGCCGGCCGGCTCGGGCAAGACCAGCCTGCTGATCCAGCGCTTTCTCGCGCTTCTCGCCCGCGTCGAACGGCCCGAGCAGGTGCTCGCCATGACCTTCACCCGCAAGGCGGCCGGGGAGATGCGCGAGCGCATCATCCAGGCGCTGCGAAGCGCGGCGGGGGCGCCGCCGGCGGAGGCCCACGCCCTCGTCACCCACCGGCTGGGCCAGACGGTGCTGCAGCGGGATGCCCAGCTCGGCTGGCGGCTGCTGGACAATCCCGGGCGCCTGAACGTGATGACCATCGACAGCTTCTGCAGCACCATCACCCGTGCCATGCCCCTGCTGGCCCAGTTCGGTGCGCAGCCCGAAACCATCGATGATGCTGCGCCCTTGTACACCCAGGCGGCGCAGGCCACCCTGGCGCTGGCCGCCGACGACCCGGATCTGCAAAAGGCCCTCTACGTGCTGCTGTTGCAGGTGGACGGCCGGCGCGACGCGCTGGAGCAGGTGATCGCCGTCATGCTGGCCCGCAGGGAGCAATGGCAGGACTGGGTGGTGGCCGGCGCCGCCCGGACGGCGGACCTGCGCCTCCTGCTGGAAGCGGGACTGAGTGCCGCCGTCGAACGCGCGCTGGCGCCGCTCAGGCAGCGTCTCGACGGGCGCCTGCTGGACACCCTGGTCCAGGTGGCCGCCTGCAGCCGCGAGCAGCTGCTGGCCCGGGACAAAACCTGCCCGTGGGAGGCCGTTTGCACGACGGGGCCCCATGCCCTGGCCTACTGGCAGGCGGCGGCGGAGCTGCTGCTGACCAGCCAGGGCACTTGGCGCAAGCAGATCGGCGAGGCCATGGGGCTGCCCGCCAAAAGCCCCGGTCAACTGGCGCTCAAGGCACTCATCGCCGGGCTCGCCGATGATCCGGCCTTGGCGGAACGCCTGCACGCCTGCCGCTCCCTGCCGCCGCCGCAGCTGGCCGAGTCCACCTGGGAGGTGCTGGAAGCCATGCTGCAGATCCTGCGCCTGTCGCTCGGCCAGCTCTGGCTCGTGTTCCAGCAGGCCCGGCAGATCGACTACACGGGGGTAGCGCTGGCCGCCGTGCAGGCGCTGGGCACGGCCGAGGAGCCGTCGGAGCGGCTGCTGGCTCTGGATGCCCAGATCCAGCATCTGCTGGTGGACGAGTTCCAGGACACCTCCATCCTGCAGGGCAACCTGCTGGGCCTGCTCACCGCCGGCTGGCAGCCGGGCGACGGCCGTACCCTGTTTGCCGTGGGCGATCCCATGCAGTCCATCTATCGCTTCCGCAAGGCCGAGCTGAATCTC contains:
- a CDS encoding methyl-accepting chemotaxis protein, with protein sequence MFSFNRMAFKTRLSIGVLFAACAMTAGAAIAIFTSAKLQENIVQAQERQLATIHLAEIERRANSTLSALEAMVYSRDPVVTQRMEARINGNRPNYAKALKELKALAHTPEQTAQFKALIQARDNSRAVVDQTRALARAGRFDEARTLLESRTVPAYNRHIQAAENFLRHETQRALEESTAATRMAEQTRLFLLVSGGISVGVVVLLGMLLIKGLIRNLSRVRDALQKVARGDLRVEVPVETAGELGDIAKAANQMAEQLRVLTREMQNNADRLLTAARQQKGATETLARDMEEQSGQTVHVSTAMEEMSATAMEVARRAEEIAEAARRTSQEAQSGAQVIRGTLTGMDQVAAAMHNAAGTVSKLGESSQRIGSIIATINEIAEQTNLLALNAAIEAARAGEQGRGFAVVADEVRKLAERTANATGEIGGMIQAIQNETQAAVQAMETGRQQVEEGTRYARDAGQALDRINNATAQVTDQIAAVATAAEEQSSVASEISNSIEKIAQGTQNINNAIQETRSKTDELQTMASTVKDLVAKFRS
- a CDS encoding DsbC family protein; the encoded protein is MRLAPSPAVLIFLLFLTALPTAQGADRGAERVRSALQARFPDAQIDMPHPSSIPGYYEVTVGSQVLYASHNGRYLIVGDLIDLQQDANLSELKRMALRRDILDSIDPSQMVVMGPAGAGRHLTVFTNVDCQFCRNMHKELKTLAAGGGVQVRYVLLPEGRADSGTYAKTLSVLCAPNRLLALDKAMAGGQLPRRQCAVPVSLFLNTARKLNVRGLPTTVLDNGMMLSGFASAPQLERILQVSPAVDE
- a CDS encoding energy-coupling factor ABC transporter permease, yielding MHIEDGLLTPFWLALGWVLVLPVLLLAARNVRWQFLRERGTVFGLAALFVLALWSVRAGIYPGLNVHLLGGMLLTLMFGPWPAMLVLAGLVALLAGFGVGGWWSLGVNLLALAVVPVLAAYGILRVVEKHLPSHFFIYIFVVAFIGSALTIAALSAVVTFFLLISNAYTLHFLIDNWLISMILDAWGEALTTGMLITLMVVYRPYLVSTFDDNRYLKGK
- a CDS encoding chemotaxis protein, which translates into the protein MQSVDERTRLAGANRLEILLFNLGRDLNSGREETFGINVFKVREVMRIPEITQAPEMPPAVEGMVSLRGQLVPVVDLAKFCGVRPESQPRIMIVTEYNKHTQGFLVHNVENILRLEWGQIKVPPPMITARMGGLVTAVTELKDGRIVMIMDVEKVLADTIQIGMDPRLFDELRPIENGGTVLFADDSPVARKQIETTLTHLGVHYISAHNGQEAWDKLQQLAARAETTRTPMYEMIQAVLTDVEMPEMDGYVLTKHIKNDPRFRGIPVVMHSSLSSEANVNVGKAVGVDAYVPKFNPKELGEVLRPILNHAARVGK
- a CDS encoding efflux RND transporter periplasmic adaptor subunit; the encoded protein is MLAFRPGRAAFWVGLCALMISIPAQAAPAAEFPVSARQMQALGIRVATLQASGGAIRTTFPAQVVLPPSQEQVVSAPVGGLVTRVLVQPNQPVRAGQPLLQLSSPELGPLQLQLQQAASRARLARQTASRERNLNREGITPLRRVQEAEANLSEAEAALQQARAALRLAGLSAAAITQVERSGKLQDNVTVSARQAGTVLALEARLGQRVAAADPLLRLASLKELWLDIQVPVQEAARWQPGTRVLVPGREASARILSLSPAVAGGSQTVALRAVVESGTAQLRPGEFVQVALPLASGPDAWDLPLAAVVRDRGQAYVFVRTRAGFTARPVTVLGSADQRVRVRGPLKAGEQVAVAGVAALKAAWQGDSGGGE
- a CDS encoding methyl-accepting chemotaxis protein, translating into MAKLSPLQRMAGTQHLIGLLSAYLQADFEQMRQLQKAHPEAWSAVRHPLEQLEGWHQRLVGVAEEGVQIIAATTQASRSVADFAAGFAEDFSKISGVATAVEEMSATANEIARNAALAASESANSLEQTRHGNEALSKLVGEMDLVESAVRVMAQAVGDFVRSTQTITELTTKMKDIADQTNLLALNAAIEAARAGEQGRGFAVVADEVRKLAEKSAQAAQEIDLVTMTIGQQSRTVESTIHEGLEHLGSSQESLENVAIVLSEANQAVTHVNDRVHQIATAAEEQSSVATDMAHSLAELSRIVQQHEESLHDLQGVIDSISSLAAQEMGHFAEWPFDDLFLLVTQADHLLWVKEVVGRVAAGPAEEMPALKDQHGCRLGKWYYGPGKIRYGQLKAFVDLEPQHRKVHELGSEILKHVQNGRLEEAKRRLDSLLDHSAQVQKLLGMLRGSLQPRDP
- a CDS encoding methyl-accepting chemotaxis protein, whose amino-acid sequence is MLTNAKTIKGKLIFSTGAAFALFLVAILVALSGMRNSSAHFVSFINQDQALLQALESMYAQGLQSGQALRNIIFDPLNKKAYDNFNDSAKGFSAAHQEALRLSLNDPETHKLLQETGATWQRDMEVKMRIIQLAATDTQEAVRTLNKIETPLWRVVRQNLLDIIKAKRDAVEATKNEVLDQAQTIMTLSIALAVAAMLLGGLLVLWVVRNITRRLQVVLGAIDELRQGDGDLTRRVPEDGHDEISSLARSINDFIRKIHGIVAQVRDASVQTAGASGQLNDMAASVSRDAKAQADGIFQISTAMEEMSTTVKEVAQNASSAANAANQAAELVKGGNATGQQTIAALNRIDSTVSSSAKTIGELDTAIQRIGEVTNVIKDIAEQTNLLALNAAIEAARAGEQGRGFAVVADEVRKLSERTAASTTDIASIVQTVQASTAHAVTAMTQARSEVTQGVGYGQEAGRALQEIDRAVRAVTEMMHQIATAAEEQSAVGTEIARNIEQVASITDATTRDIQRTSQAVGDLAATARTLQDLVNQFKLGRS